Sequence from the Clostridium butyricum genome:
AAGATAGAAAATATTAAAACTGAAGAAATAGAAAGTAAAATAACTGAACTTGAGCATGGAATTGAAAGTAATTTCTTTAGCAGCAAACAGTTGATGTGTGAAAAAATTAAGGGAATTAGTGATAAAATAGATGAAAAAGAAATATTAATAAAAATAATTCATGGATATGAAAATGAATTAAGTGAAAAAATAAGAAGTATTCAAGAAGAAGTAGAATGGAGTAATAAATCATTCTTTTCAAGAATTTTTGGTAAGAAAAGAGATTAGCTTTTTATAAAAAGAGGAGAGAACAGTAATGACATATATTGATATAGTTAATGATTCTAGATTTAATGAATTATTAAAAAAGTATATGAATGAAAATTCGGAATTTGATTATAGAGAATATTTTGAGCATTTTATAGAGAATCTAGATAAAAAGGAGATACTTATTCCTGTACTTGGAATACAGGGCGCAGGAAAAAGTAGTTTTTTGAATTCTATTCTTATGAGTGAAAATGTACTTCCAACCGATGTTGATGAAACAACATGTGTGCCTGTAGAAGTTCATTATGGAGAAAATATTAATGAAGCTGAAGTATATTTTGTTGGAAGGCCAAAGGAAGTTATAAAATCTGAACAGTTAGAAAAATATGTTCACAACGATTATAATCCAGCAAATGAACTTGGGGTAAGTAAAATAGTATTATATAATAATAGTGAAATATTAAAGGATAATATTGTGCTGGTAGACCTTCCTGGTGTTGGGAGTCTTACGCCTGAAAATCAAAAAACAACACTAGATTATGTCAATAAATTAGTTGCAGGTATATTTATGATAAGGACTAATCCTCCTATAACAAGGACAGAAAAGAATTTCATAAATGCATTGTGGCCTAAATTATCAAATACAATATTTGTTCAGAATAAATGGAATGATGAAAGTAACGAAGATGCACAGGATGCGAAGGAACACAATGAAGGTGTTCTTAATGGAATAAGTAGTGCTTACAAGGATGATAAGCATGTTAATGTAAATATAGTCAATGTATATGAAGCTGTAAAAGGAAAATTTACAAAGGACAGCCAACTATATAAGGATTCTGGAATAGAAAATGTTTTAGATGAGATAAAGAGTATATCTGTAAAGTATAATAGTTCCCTCATGCAAACTCTTGAAGGTAAAATAGATGAAGTACTTATTAGTATTAATGATAGAATAGAAAATTATATTTCAGCATCACTTAATAAATCCAGCGAAAATGAACTTGAAAAAATAAGAAGAATAAATGAAATAAAGGAAATCTTAGCAGAAAATAAAGAATATTTTAAGAATATTAGAGACTATTCTTATGATAGAATGGATTATATAATAAGTGAAGCTACAGATATAATTAATTATAATATGGAAAACTTAAGGTGTGAGCTAAAGAGAATAATAAACAGAGGTATTGTAGATGGTGAACTACTAAGTTCAATATATAAGGAACTATCAGATAAAGCAATAAATAGCATTATGGAAGAGGTTTTAAATATAACAAGTGACCTTGTTAGAAATCTTAATAGCAAAATTCAATATATAAAAATTAAAGGATTTGACGGTACTTATGAAAATATATCGTTTTTTAATAAAA
This genomic interval carries:
- a CDS encoding dynamin family protein; amino-acid sequence: MTYIDIVNDSRFNELLKKYMNENSEFDYREYFEHFIENLDKKEILIPVLGIQGAGKSSFLNSILMSENVLPTDVDETTCVPVEVHYGENINEAEVYFVGRPKEVIKSEQLEKYVHNDYNPANELGVSKIVLYNNSEILKDNIVLVDLPGVGSLTPENQKTTLDYVNKLVAGIFMIRTNPPITRTEKNFINALWPKLSNTIFVQNKWNDESNEDAQDAKEHNEGVLNGISSAYKDDKHVNVNIVNVYEAVKGKFTKDSQLYKDSGIENVLDEIKSISVKYNSSLMQTLEGKIDEVLISINDRIENYISASLNKSSENELEKIRRINEIKEILAENKEYFKNIRDYSYDRMDYIISEATDIINYNMENLRCELKRIINRGIVDGELLSSIYKELSDKAINSIMEEVLNITSDLVRNLNSKIQYIKIKGFDGTYENISFFNKRSTVKFEKSLPSLLGVSSGLIGTVGAISSLGGPLGILVGMGIGFVFSIIGENLRKEILHTRANYTIRDLEPMLEDLENYLKEEILDDLRAKQEEVDYSIKRLRKQIEKTFKEDIRNVEEQYEKDYNENHTLLFEEDLRTLNELRKSLNKS